The genomic stretch aagaCTAACccgccacctcggcatctcatcaggccgtgctgctacctcgatccttcatcaggccatgctgacacctcggcatctcattagGCTGTGTTACCACCTcgggcctccatcaggccgtgctgccaccttggccctccatcatgCTGTGTTGTCACCGCGGCCCAACGTTaacaacaaggtttccagaaacgtgctttcgtccacccctacattcaaggaacataaTTCCTATTCACAaggataggactctatccactacacgtcaccatAGACACCTTTCCATCTCACACGGTTGGCATTTTCGAGATAAGAGGGAAATATTTCCCTGAAATACCCTAGGACCCGGAATATTCCCAAAATCACaaagccactcccctcaaggactctacgcctagataggactcttcacaatcgtctcccattctccctccatcagcagcctataaataccaaggtaagcctccatcatgggggatcaatcacttcttttactggaaaagctctcttcaACGTCTgctatggaaagatctgacttaggcattagaGAGTCCCCTGTTGGATCAGTTCGGTTCTTCTTTGTCCTCTCTTCTATGTAGGTCTGCTGGAGCACCAGGAattgcagggaagatcatctagtcaatttttgccgcatcaattttaaaaataaattaaaaaataaaaacccaaatcccttccCAATTGAAACCCAAACCTAGAGAGGGATGTAGGAATCTTAAATGCTTCTTGACCTTAACATTTATTTCAATCAATCATAAAAATGGTCTTTCAAGTCATTTTTTGGCTTAAAATCATAAGTACATATAAGTTTCATGGTAAATATCTATCAATGTAGCCTAATTAAAGCCCAATTAAAGTCCGACACTGATTGACCCGATTATTAACCGTACAATACCCCCAAAACTAGGCATGTTTAAACAGATGCTCACgatataaaattttcaagtaaTGAAGCCCAATTAGGCCCGACTgagaccggcccggcccaaCACCCGCTACTCTCACTCTCCGGAAGTAATAACTCAGACCTTCGATTTGCCGACTGCGATAAATGATTCGGGTAATTACGTTGCCCTGTTCGGCTGTTTCCCTTTTGCGAGTTAGGCTCCCTAACATGAAATTAATAAAGGGAAAGAATAGATCGTCTCTGCCTATTATTGCAGTCGTACAGGCTAACTTGACTTCCACCGTTACTGGTACGCGGATTTCAGTCTAAGATCTTCTTCCCTCACTTCTTCGCATCCCGCTTTTCATTTCCAAGAGCCCAAAAGAGCGAAAGCtctagaaagagagagatggcatTACATCAGGAGAGGTTGTGCAGCCCAGTGGTGGTGAAGGTGACGATAGCAGTGATGGCACTGTGCTTGGCTGGTTACATACTAGGGCCTCCACTTTACTGGCATCTCAGCGAGGGTTTAGCCGCTTTTAGTCGCTCCTCTTGCCCTCCCTGCGTCTGCGATTGCGCTTCTCAGCCCCTTCTCTCCATTCCCGAAGGTAACTCATCATCCCTCTCACATAATACTTCATAATTAACAGAGATCTACCCTTACTTTTGCAAAATTTGTTATTTATAATTCAAATCCAGTTGGATCCTCTCGTTAAATTGCTTCAAATCGATATCAAATGCACTTATTCTGTAACCCTATTTGACGATTTCGTGATAACATGTATTGATCCCTCGATCAACGTTCACGAAGAATTGTGGAAATCTGGGTCCCATGCTCAATACTCTTGGCAGATCTGTCCAAATCTAGTTCTTTAGGTAAATAGAACATGATGGCAACTAAGGAGTCTTGTAAAAGTACATGACTATCGTTAATCCGCAACCACGGTCTTGATTGaagattttcttttgtaaaCACGGAATTAGAAGAGGGGAAACACTGTACGATTGGAATTGGGTGTACCTTTCGCCAACGATTGATGCATTGGTGGAAATAtatttggctttttttttttgatgatggaaatatatttggtttttcttctttgtggttttttttttgggtgggtgggggtgggggtgggggggagttCAGTTCGgtccaattcaattcaattcattcctCAGCATACGAAACCTGTTTCTACCCAGCCATTTGCAGTCACTGCATTTTTTTCTGCCTGGAGTAGGATGTTTCCTTCTCAGAACATATTATGGTTAAGCACGTTTTTGGATATATGGAGAAGTATCTTTCTAAGAAACTGAGTTCAACTTGTGGGCAGTTTGGGGGCCAATAAAAGCCCAGCCTTGGGAATTGAATACCTGATCCTAATCTGGCTTTAGAATCAGTCGGGGCATCTGACCCATGCCTGAATAGGGTCTTAATGTTTACCCATCTGGAGTGGGTTTTGTTGACGTGTCTAATCTAGTTGGTTATAGGTTGAATGAGAATATCCTATTTAATGAAAGGTAACTCAAGATTAGAATTGTAAGGTTCAATGTGACATCTTGCAATTGGAGCAATGTTCAAATTTCTGAAAGCTCATGTCTTCAAACTTGTACACAGTGACATACATGTCATTAGGTTTGTTGAGTCGGGTTTCCATTGGTCCTAGCCCTTGTTTGCCCGGTCTTAGGTCAAGGTAAGATCTCCTCATATGGGTCTGGGCTGGACATGGTCCAACTTGCAGCCCCTAATTTGATTTTCCGGGCTGGCTTCTTTTTACCTATCTAAACAATTTTGTCCGAGGCTCCTTTTTATTAATATAACTGAATTAGCTTTGTtatcatttgtttctttttccctttttaatagTGGTCGTTTTCTTGTcaaacttattattattatttttttctgttcttttcctgcAGGATTAAGAAACACCTCCTTTGCAGGTTAGTTTTCCTTCTTTAAAACTCTATGTAGAGAAGTTTGTAAGCTTCATTTATTTACAGTTTGAAACCAGATTAGCTGTAAGGGCACATTTTGGGGAGCTTCTCCAGCTTATGCTTATGGGATTCTCCAGAATCCAGCTCCTGAAGCTTCTCCAACTAAAACTGTGTGTGCCCTGAAATTTAAGCCTTTGGAATCTTTAATTCAAAGTCTGGAAACTCTCTGGAAGCAGGGAGAGGTTCACTTCTAGCTTGTCTACTTCTTGTGCATATTCTGGGCATGAGAAAAACCCCTCCCAAGTAATGCTCTACATGCTCAACTGGGACTTTGTTTATTGGTTCATAAGAAAACCAAACCTACATTTGCAAACACGGTTGGAATGTTATTGCAACAATGGATTTCTGATTGGGTCTTTCACACATTTGCATCTATACAGGAACCAATTTGCCGCTAAATTTATTTGTTTGAGATTTCTGAGTGTATTTTACTGTTATGTTTTCTTATTCTGGATATCTGAGCACTAATGCATGTAATCTGGAAACAAATCCATTAATGCAACCTTACTCATTcccttaattttttcttttatttccctttttgtgcGGTGTCATCTTGTTGTCATAATTTGCCTTTGAAGggcattttcatcattttttggtTCCTCTTGATTACATTTCCATGTGGTCTttaaaaggagggagaaaaaaaaatcctaaaatggTCCTgggaaagaggagaaagagatcaTACTCATCATTTCGTATTAAATGTGCCATGCAGGCAAGCTGCAGGGTACAGAAGTATTGTGGGGAACCAAAGAATTATGTTCCTAAGGCATTTATTCAGATAAAGCGAATCATTTCCTTTTTGGTTAAACTTTTAAGCATATTTGTGCATTCTACTGTGTAGTGACTAAAAGATTTTATTCTTAAAGCATTTCATCATTGATAAAATGAGAGAAGGCTGTTCCTTTTAGGGCATAGCCTTACCTTGACAAATATGTTACTAAAGCATGTTGTAATTATTACTTTCCTCACACACAGGCTGAAACATGGGGAAAGAGAAGTAAATTGTTGATTTTCTGTGATAAGTGGGATTTGGATTACTTTTCGAAATTTCTTAATTGGTACTGCAAGACAGTaggaaaatggaagatgatTTTTTCCATCTAATTTTGAATGGGTGTGATGCAGGAAAATTACAAAACTGGGCTTATTTTAGTGGGAATAAGCGTTGGATTCGGTTCTGCATATGCTGAGCCTTTAGTCCAATGGGTTTTCATTGTAAtatgccactttaatgggcctaaaataagATAAGGTACTGGTTGGATTCCTGCCCTATCCTGCCCCACGAATCGGGTGGATTCCTGATTATtatattcctttcttttctttactgtTATGAATTCAGGTCAGAGCATTTTCCTGATTATTATCTTCCTTTCGTTTTTTTTACCGCTATGAATTCAGGTCAGAGCTTCTTAACTCCATTGCCTGCAATATTTTCAATTTCAGGTTTCTTCTTAGAAAGTTTACTAAATTGATTATTGCGTATTATCTGCCTATTCTGATTTTGGTTTACATCTTTGTTCTcagatttcaatttctatttcaatgCTTATAACCTTACATCAATTTCTGGGGTCCTAGTTCTAGTCAAAGTGCGTTTATTCTcaaatatgatttttgttttgccTGTCTGAGTACTGTTTACTGCTGAATCGTCGTTTTGAATCCCTAATTGATTTCTGGTTTTAAGCTCTTACATTCTGCTTTCGATTATGCAAGTTTGCGCAATCCTACCAAGCAGTACGATaaccatgtttttttaatttggcagTCAGAATCACATCATATTTTGGAACCTTGTTTTACTTGTTAATCTGAACTATCGACTTAAGTTTCAATCAGTATAGTTTTACTTAAGCTATTCATTTCTCTTAATCTGGTTCCGCAGTTAAATCTCCTGCTGGAATTCTCCTGGTTTGTGATTAGTTCTGCATCAGGGTGGACTTAGTGTCGATAGACTGTTTGGAAGAGAAGGTGGTCTTTTCAAGCAATGTTGAGGTAGAGGATAGAGGAACAAGAGGGTGGCTACAaaagcacatttttttttttggggtgggggggtggtgtTCTCGAGGTCAGTTGAGGGTGGTGTGGCTGTTCTGGTGGTCGTGAAGTTTGTCATATAGCTTGGGGTGTATTTGGAGAAGGGGTAGGATTGTATGGTTTTTGGTGACGGCTGCTTCAGTCATTTGTGGTCCAGCTTGATGGTTATCTGGTTGTTCTTTTGTcttcagtttttctttttctgttttagtTCTGCTGTGCATCTTGCTGTTGTGGGTTTCATCTCAAGATGTTGAGGGTGTACTCTCTGCTCTCCTTTCTCTTGactcttttttttgggaaaattatcaagattttattgaagataatgTGAACATATTCTTCAACCGAAGTCACTTGTTATTCCCTAACTCCCTCTGTTCATTGCTCACTGGGATTTGTAAGATATATTTGTTGCCAGCACTAGAGAATAACCCCAATAttcttctacattttttttttcagctgaAATTAGGGGAATGCAAGAACTTCAAAATTGGCTTCACTTAAGATTTttcttcacttatttatttgtctctGATTCAGTGGGGGTTGCAACTTTGGTGGGTTGATGTGCCAAACCTGACCCAGCCTCAAGAATGAGTGGCCAACCCAAATCGTGGGTCCAAGCGCACCCAGCCTtatctatatttcttaaaccctgtCACAGTTTGGGTTGAAGTCTGGTTCACTTGAGCTAACTTGACTTTGAGCTATTTTACCACTGTAAAAAAGCATCTTACACCAATAACAGCAGGAACCTTACCATTCATTACGTTAAGAACACCTTTATACTCAAATATATAAAACACTGGGAAATAGATTTTGATTTTACGTCATATTTTTCCAAGACGTATATGAGCTAACGTTTATGGGGTGTTTTAAATATTTGGAGTTTATCTccctgcttcttctttttttcctgccGACAGACTGGACATTGAGTTCATTTTTATTGAGTGGATGAATAAAGCTCATTTTGTGTGCAATTTGCATTATGCTGGTTTGCATCTCTGCAGATTGTGGGAAGCATGACCCTGAGGTGACTGAAGACATGGAGAATAACTTCACGGAGCTGTTGTCAGAGGAATTGAAGCTACGGGAAGCTGAAGCCTTGGAGAATCAGCAGCGTGCTGACATGGCATTGCTTGAGGCAAAGAAAATGGCATCTCAGTATCAAAAGGAGGCAGACAAGTGCAATTCAGGGATGGAAACTTGTGAAGAAGCAAGAGAAAAGGCTGAAGCTGCATTATTGGCGCAGAAGAAACTGACTTCAATGTGGGAGATGAGGGCTCGTCAGAGAGGGTGGAAAGAAGGCTCCACCAAGTCTCATGCTCACACTCAAGATGTTCAGGCAGTGTAGGAAGGCTCCTTAAGGAAATGTATTGGTACAAGGACAGTTTTCATGTGCACTGCAGTGTTCCTAGTTTGGTTTGCACCTCGAAGAGGGGCATCTTGGGAAAGGGGCTTTGGGGGGGAACTTGGAATAGAGGAGATGGCAGAGCTACCAATTCCAAATTATATCCATCTCAATCTGTTTGGTGGTGTTGTTTAGATTCATGAATCTGATCACTTGACCGAGGGGATTGGATGTATTTGTTACAGTTACTTGATACAGAACCATGCTTTGGTTCTGTGGCTTCTTGAAGCAATTCATCCCAAAAGAGTTaagtttcccttcttttttttgtgtgtgtgtctctctctctctctctctgcttaaAGTTCCACTGAACATTTTGAAATActtcattttaatttgatttagaGTGAACAGAGATGAATTTTACAATTTATGTCTTATAGACTTACCCACTGGCTGGGAATAAGGTAAGGTTTACAAGAGGTTAGTCATTTACCATTAAAATCAGATTCTCAGATGGCCATGTTGCTTATTATTTTGGGTTGGGGGGAGATGTACCAAACAACCATGTCTGTTGCTTCAGACTGTATCCTAGACCTGTACTGCATTCTGAGAATGCCTACCAAATATAGCCGTAACATTACAaagatttgatgaatgaaaggtCTTGTTCGACCTCGATTCAAGCCTCTCAAGCTAGTGACCATAGAAGAGTGCCATCATTGCAGAGTTTGCAGCTGATCAATGAATGAAACCTTCTCTTTGATGGTTAGCTTTTAAGGGTGAGTTCTATGTCGAATCCCAGCAAAAGGTATCAGAATGCATCCAGATAGAAAAAAATTTGTGCATTCATTCCAGCTCTACTGTACTAATACTAGCGTAGTGGTGACTGTAGTTTACACTAAATCTGAATTTATTTAcataaagaaagagaatgaaatcCACAGTCCATTAAATTAGTGGTCAAGAAGTCGAAGTGCTTGGACTAGGGTATCCTCAAACTTGGTGAGATTAAGCCTCACCTGTTGGCTATCAACATAGATAGGCCTACTGATTTTGTAACCCTGACGGTGTATGGAATCAGGATTAGTGATGACAGGGTGATCAGGGCCGTACATGTCATAGAGCGTACTCTCCTCTGGACTGATCTGGTACTCCAAGTAGTGCACACCCATGTCCTTTAATGGATTTCCGTAGTAGTTAGTAGAAGCCCACTGCAGACCCAGGGGAACTACCTGCACCATCACTGCACCCTCCGGTAAGAACACCTCGTTGGTAAGACCCGCTCCATGGGCACCCACTAGAACACTGCAACTATTCACTACACCGGAGAACTCGTTTAGATTCGTCGTCAACTCCGGCGATGCTACGATGACTCGAAACCCTAACACAGTAGCCACCCTCACCATTTCACCTAAATTTACGAAGCTCCGAGAATGGCGTCGtgagagaagaacaagaacGGGTTTTTGCTTCTGATCTTGATGGGCTTCTGCCTCGTTCTTGAATTTCAGATTAAATGCCTCTCTGAGGAATTGCCGGAACTCTGGGATGGAGCATTTTACCGGTAGTTCGCTTTTCCGGCAAACGAGGTTGTCGTTGTGGTAGTGTAAACCAACGACGGCTCCAGGGAAGCAATGTACCCTTTTGTCTTGGGAAGTATTGATGATTTCGAAATcggagagatgagagagaattTTGGCGTATTTGCGAGCCCATAAGGTATTGAAATCGGTGACGACGAATCGGATTTGGGAACGGAAGTGGTGGGTGGTGAGGAAGAGTGGGATTACGATCTCGTTCAGTTCATGGAAGATGTTTCCTGTGAGACCCAAAGAGAAGACCACAGCTGGGACATCGTGAGAGACATCGCAGCTACCTGGGGTAGTACCATTGGTGTTGGATTGATCCATGAGAGCCTGAATCTTGATTTGATTGACGTATTTGCGGGCATGGTCATCGTTCTTTTTCACATAAGGTCTTACCATTAATGGCGTCTCTTGCAATTGTAGTTGTTGCAGGTTCTGACTCTGATTAATGGAAGACGATGATGAGAGGTATACGGTCAAGGCAACACCGTCTATCTTCATCCACACCGGTTGCTTTGCAATACAGACGTCGGTGAGGGGATCGGACTTACAGGCAAAGCCAGTGGTCTCTAACTCCTTTCGATCTTTTCCTGTTTGGAATTTGTTTTGTTCTTCAGTTTCAGTTgcagacagaaaaaaaaaatattgaaatctaaatatattaaaaaaaaaaaaaagaagaagtgaaaAAGCTAATATAATTTTAATGGAGAAGCTTTGATTGGCCCAAAATTTTATGACACTgttcagatttttatttttaacacaactcaataaaaaaaagaaaaaaaacatataataatTAAATTCATTCAAGTTAAAGAAGGTGTTAATTcttacccaaaataaataaataaataaaaggtgttgatgtatacatatTGGATGCTTTTTTCAAATTGTTTGCTGACATTTCATCTAAGAAGCTCGAACTATTAGAGAGAAGGATTTGatataaatttgaatttttttttttttttctaatgatgaacGGATATCCAATACTTTGGCTTGACTAGTTTTATGAGTCCATATTGACCCTATAATCGTATGGATCAATTTATACTGGGATTGAATGTGAATCTGAAAAGAATACTAAACACTACGTGTGAGTGGtcccaaggaggtaagatgaGTCGAACTCAGAATTACATGCTTTTTAAAGCGAAGGTTCCTTGCCAACTCGGTTGTTCCCTATAATCAATATGAGATGTATGAGGTCGAGTGGATGTAAGCTTGTAACATTATTCTCCATTAACAGTGAAACATATCTCATCTCACCATGAACGTAAGCAATCTTTCGAAAACTATGTACATTGTCATGGGTATTGTGCAATTGTGTGTTTAcaattttcatttgttttagtATTATTTTAGGTTTCAATTTTTGTAGACACATGATTATAGGGTTTAATATtacttaacattttttttttctgttaaccaAAGTGTTCGAGGGTGCTTACGCACACCTCGGCTAATTTTTAAGAAGACTAGTGTAACAATCCATTGCTAGAGTCTCAAATTAAATGACAGAGACAAAGATGGGAAAACGAATTGAATAAATATcacttttcaaaatcaaaattaaccATTATCAAGCTCACAGACCTGCCACACCCACAGCCAATTCGCATCTCAgcaattttttaatttactaaaaattctttttgatTCTCGATGCAAAGAGCCTATGAGAGCTCAAATTtctataaaaatccaaaatattcGCTGCGAGCATAATCGATCGTGGAGCTCACGAAGTAGCTTCGTTAGGCCATTTTTTCTATCCACGTCCTGTCTTTTCCATTAGTTTTGTTTCCACTTGTACCGAGTTTCCGCAATTTAggatttattaattaaaaaatgttTGGatttatggggaaaaaaaaagggtaagtcCATGGTTCCCCCACGTTATTATGATCAAAATGCATAGAAATGTTCTTTGCTATCATATTGTTTTGGACGGCTAATTCTATTCTATTAGTTAATAACTAGGGAAGGTGTTTCCTACCACCTAATAGTGGAGGCTACGCGGGTTGTTGAGAGCTAATGAATGCTTTCTATTAATTCAATTAGTAAAGGTAGAAAAATCATTTcctaggaggagagagagggagaggtgcCTTTTCATCCCTTCATGGAAATAGTATTTTAATCTTATGTTTGTATGATCTAATCTTATAGTAATatgttttatcaaaaaaaaaaaaatcgtataGTAATATTGACATAGTTTTCCATTATACTAGAGTGAAAAATCACGTCAATGAGAGTAGGAGATAAATTTATTCATTAGGGACTCACATATTTGTATGAGGAGAGAGTGTGTCAATGTGTCAATATGAATCTCAAAACTTATTATGCAAGACAACGTGAGAAGTCTTCATTCCGACATCATGGTGatcattttccctaaaaatatatatgatttCTGAATCTTCTAGAGAAGGTCATGTAAAATAATTCACTTAAATAAACTCATCTTTAATCTTATCATTGATATATTAATTTATCAAtactaaaaaaaatgatatattaatttacttttttaatgattctttatgataATAGCATTTTCTGCTCTTCATACTTTTTTTACTGGATAAAGCCGCTCTTGTTATTTTGATCTTATGTAAcatggattttcttattgatttgtttGATTGGTTTCAATCAAGTTGAATTGTTTTAGGCATGTAATGGGTTAAACTAAAGCCGAATTGTTGAGGTGGAGTTTGGTTCCGTTCTaatattttattggtttttttcttaACAGGTTCTTATCGGTCTAttgattttagttttcttatgcataaattaaaatgaaaaatatattttaaactGATTTTCCTAGAACatttattcaatttcaattgcTCCAATATCTTTCAATCTCTATCAGTTATGAAAAACCCTAACCAAAGCGGAACCGCTAAGAGTTTAGGTTGGGTTTCGGTTGGTCCAACCAATTCAAGTTCTACTTGACACCCCCTACCTTGTGGCGTCAAATTATtacaactttatttttttccttctcaatatagcatatatattttttttcttcttaatgatAGTACAATTTGGCCATTGCTTATGTGTGACTATTTTTTGACAACGACATTAGGGTAACCATATATTTTGAGAACCTATGAAATGAAGAATTTTCGGAAACAAGACAAAGGACGATCAGAAGAAGGTTACAACTTTAAAATACACCTAAAAGGATGTAATTCAGATCTAATTGAAAAGCTAaacattaaaatgaaaaaaaaaaaaaaaaaatggtggacAACCAACATAAAGAAgtatatggttttttttttttttttggttaaccaaggtgtctatCCACATAATCCCTAATTAGCCCtaaccatctaggcaacccacGGATGAGTGATATTTTCCTAAGTTGTGTTaagagtagaagaagaaaaagagggttCTCTATTCTAGTTATGCCTAATTTCAGAACCCTAATTCAAATCAGCCATGATTCCATGaatgcaataaaaaataaaaaataaattctttacatttttttcttccattaatCAGCAATATAGCAGATAATCAAAGaaattttgaacaaaaaaaaaatcattttgatagtttctttttccattttcctaTTTCCTATTTCCACTCATCATTGAACTaaagattcctttttgtttCATAGCATCAATATCTAATTATGTTAAACAAAAGTCATTAATTGATTAACGGATGAGATATATAAACTGAGAAAAAGTACTGCAATAGCATGGGTAGAAGAAAACCTTTTAATAGTCTTCCTAGCAGAGACATTAGTGATGAATCTTCCTCTCCATGGCCGccattgttgatgcttccactgCTTACGAcatctccaccaccaccaccaccattactcctatttGATACTTCCTTCCCTTCAAAACCAACCAAACACATCAAATTAAGTTATTAAATGAAACTGATTCAAAAAAACACCAATTCACAAAcaagaaaaggaggagaagatgatGAGTGTAATTACAGAAATTGAGTGGGGAATTGTAAGGGGAGAAGACCATTGCATAtatcagaggaagaagcaataGAAATATTGAAGTTGCAACAGTCAGCAACACCTTCC from Macadamia integrifolia cultivar HAES 741 chromosome 11, SCU_Mint_v3, whole genome shotgun sequence encodes the following:
- the LOC122093660 gene encoding uncharacterized protein LOC122093660 isoform X2 codes for the protein MALHQERLCSPVVVKVTIAVMALCLAGYILGPPLYWHLSEGLAAFSRSSCPPCVCDCASQPLLSIPEGLRNTSFADCGKHDPEVTEDMENNFTELLSEELKLREAEALENQQRADMALLEAKKMASQYQKEADKCNSGMETCEEAREKAEAALLAQKKLTSMWEMRARQRGWKEGSTKSHAHTQDVQAV
- the LOC122093660 gene encoding uncharacterized protein LOC122093660 isoform X1, encoding MALHQERLCSPVVVKVTIAVMALCLAGYILGPPLYWHLSEGLAAFSRSSCPPCVCDCASQPLLSIPEGLRNTSFADCGKHDPEVTEDMENNFTELLSEELKLREAEALENQQRADMALLEAKKMASQYQKEADKCNSGMETCEEAREKAEAALLAQKKLTSMWEMRARQRGWKEGSTKSHAHTQDVQAV
- the LOC122093659 gene encoding alpha-1,3-arabinosyltransferase XAT3-like; translation: MGTKIAAEPRKVLLTVATSIFLLLLPLIYAMVFSPYNSPLNFWKEVSNRSNGGGGGGDVVSSGSINNGGHGEEDSSLMSLLGRLLKGKDRKELETTGFACKSDPLTDVCIAKQPVWMKIDGVALTVYLSSSSSINQSQNLQQLQLQETPLMVRPYVKKNDDHARKYVNQIKIQALMDQSNTNGTTPGSCDVSHDVPAVVFSLGLTGNIFHELNEIVIPLFLTTHHFRSQIRFVVTDFNTLWARKYAKILSHLSDFEIINTSQDKRVHCFPGAVVGLHYHNDNLVCRKSELPVKCSIPEFRQFLREAFNLKFKNEAEAHQDQKQKPVLVLLSRRHSRSFVNLGEMVRVATVLGFRVIVASPELTTNLNEFSGVVNSCSVLVGAHGAGLTNEVFLPEGAVMVQVVPLGLQWASTNYYGNPLKDMGVHYLEYQISPEESTLYDMYGPDHPVITNPDSIHRQGYKISRPIYVDSQQVRLNLTKFEDTLVQALRLLDH